The window TGGCCGATGCGCTAACGCCGCACGAAGAGGCGGTGCTGTCGAATATCAGCTTTATGGAAGCGGTACACGCCCGCTCCTACAGCTCTATTTTCTCAACGCTCTGTCAGACCAGAGATGTCGATGCCGCCTACGCCTGGAGCGAAGAAAACGCGCCGCTACAGCGTAAAGCGCAGATTATTCTGGCGCATTACGCCAGCGACGAACCGCTGAAGAAGAAGATCGCCAGCGTGTTTCTGGAATCCTTTTTGTTCTATTCCGGCTTCTGGCTGCCGATGTATTTTTCCAGCCGCGGTAAGCTGACCAACACCGCCGATCTGATCCGCCTGATCATCCGCGACGAAGCGGTGCATGGCTACTACATCGGCTATAAATACCAGAAAGGAATGGAAAAACTTCCCGACGCCGCCCGCGAAGATCTCAAAAATTTCGCGCTCGATCTGCTGATGGAACTCTACGATAACGAAGTGCGCTATACCGAAGAACTGTATGCCGACACCGGCCACGCGGAGGATGTGCAAGCCTTTCTCTGTTACAACGCGAATAAGGCGATGATGAACCTGGGTTATGAAGCGCTGTTTCCGGCGGAGATGGCGGAGGTTAATCCGGCAATCCTTGCCGCGCTGTCGCCAAATGCTGACGAAAACCACGATTTCTTCTCCGGCTCGGGTTCGTCTTATGTGATGGGAAAAGCCGTCGAAACGGAAGATGAGGACTGGAACTTTTAACGTTAATGACAGGGTAAATATCCTTACGCTTGTCGGGTTATTATTTTAAGCCGATCACGTTTTTATCACACAAATATCCGTAAGTGGACTACACTCATTCGTAGTGGGTTTATTCGCCTGAATTTCCGCAATTTAGGCGTAATTTTTGTGTTTTTTACAAAAAATATTACCGCGGGCGCACTGGCGCTCAGCCCTTCTGTCACGGGAAATTCGGCCAGATCTCTCCTCCATATATTCCGCTGAAATTCACATTCAGGGTTGTCTCAAATTCTCATTATGTTAGGGTAGAAAAAGGTAACTATTACTTTTGGGTATCATATCGACATAAATAAATAACGGGAAATATTCTATTGCATGGCAATTAAATTAGAAGTTAAGAATCTCTATAAGGTATTTGGCGAGCATCCGCAACGTGCCTTTAAATATATTGAAAAAGGATTTTCAAAAGAGCAAATACTGGAAAAAACCGGGCTGTCGCTTGGCGTGAAAAACGCCAGTCTGGCCATTGAAGAAGGCGAGATTTTTGTCATCATGGGATTATCCGGATCGGGTAAGTCCACAATGGTACGCCTTCTCAATCGCCTGATTGAACCCACCCGCGGGCAGGTGCTGATCGACGGCGTCGATATTGCCAAAATATCCGACGCTGAGCTCCGCGAGGTGCGCAGGAAGAAGATTGCGATGGTCTTTCAGTCCTTTGCCTTAATGCCGCATATGACCGTCCTGGATAATACGGCATTCGGCATGGAATTAGCCGGCATCGCCGCGGAAGAGCGCCGGGAAAAAGCGCTGGACGCCTTACGTCAGGTCGGTCTGGAAAATTATGCGCAGGCATATCCGGATGAACTTTCCGGCGGGATGCGACAGCGTGTCGGCCTTGCCCGCGCATTAGCCATTAATCCTGATATTTTATTAATGGACGAGGCCTTCTCGGCGCTCGATCCATTAATTCGTACCGAGATGCAGGATGAACTGGTAAAACTGCAGGCGAAACATCAGCGCACCATCGTCTTTATTTCCCACGATCTCGACGAGGCTATGCGTATTGGCGACCGTATCGCCATTATGCAAAATGGCGAAGTGGTACAGGTCGGTACGCCGGATGAAATACTGAATAGTCCGGCCAACGATTATGTGCGCACCTTCTTCCGCGGCGTTGATATTAGCCAGGTATTCAGCGCTAAAGATATCGCCCGCCGCAGCCCGGTGGGGCTGATTCGTAAAACGCCGGGATTCGGTCCGCGTTCTGCGCTGAAATTATTGCAGGACGAAGACCGGGAATATGGCTACGTCATTGAGCGCGGAAATAAATATGTCGGCGTCGTGTCCATCGACTCATTAAAAACTGCATTAAGCCAGGCCCAGGGGATTGACGGCGCGTTGATCGACGAACCGCTGGCGGTCGACGCGCAAACCCCACTGAGCGAACTGCTCTCCCATGTCGGTCAGGCGCCCTGCGCGGTGCCGGTAGTCGATGAGGAACAACAGTATGTCGGCATTATCTCAAAACGCATGCTGTTACAGGCTTTAGATCGCGAGGGGGCAAACAATGGCTGATCAATCCAATCCGTGGGATACCGCACCGGCGGCCGATAGCGCCGCCCGTTCCGCTGACGCCTGGGGTACGGCGGCCGGCACGCCGACCGACGGCAGCGCAGACTGGCTGACCAGCGCTCCTGCGCCGGCGCCAGAGCATTTCAATATTCTGGACCCGTTCCATAAGACGCTGATCCCGCTCGACAGCTGGGTCACTGACGGCATCGACTGGGTGGTTGCCCATTTCCGTCCCGTTTTCCAGGGGATTCGCGTCCCGGTGGATTACATTCTTAACGGCTTCCAGCAGCTGCTGTTGGGGATGCCTGCGCCGGTGGCGATTATCGTTTTCGCGCTGCTCGCCTGGCAGATCTCCGGGGTCGGCATGGGCGTGGCGACGCTTGTCTCGCTGATCGCCATTGGCGCGATTGGCGCCTGGTCGCAGGCGATGATCACCCTGGCGCTGGTGCTGACCGCCCTGCTGTTCTGCGTGGTCATCGGCCTGCCGATGGGCATCTGGCTGGCGCGCAGCCCGCGCGCGGCGAAAATCGTCCGCCCGCTGCTCGATGCCATGCAGACCACGCCCGCGTTCGTTTACCTGGTACCGATTGTGATGCTGTTCGGTATCGGCAACGTGCCGGGCGTGGTGGTGACCATTATCTTTGCGCTGCCACCGATTGTCCGTCTGACCATTCTGGGGATTAACCAGGTGCCGGCGGATCTGATTGAAGCGTCGCGCTCCTTCGGCGCCAGCCCGCGGCAGATGCTGTTTAAAGTGCAGTTGCCGCTGGCGATGCCAACCATTATGGCGGGCGTCAACCAGACGCTGATGCTGGCGCTGTCAATGGTGGTGATCGCCTCAATGATCGCCGTCGGCGGACTGGGTCAGATGGTGCTGCGCGGTATTGGCCGTCTCGATATGGGACTGGCGACCGTCGGCGGGGTTGGCATAGTGATCCTCGCCATCATTCTGGACCGCCTGACCCAGGCCGTGGGCCGCGACTCGCGCAGCAAGGGCAATCGTCGCTGGTATACCACCGGTCCGGTCGGGCTGCTAACCCGCCCTTTCGTTAAGTAAATCATCCGTTGCCCGGTGGCGCTATGCCTGCCGGGCCATGCCGATGACATCCCTCTGTAATTAAAGGAACAACGATGCGACAGAAATTCCTCATAACCACAGCGTTTGCCACCCTTGTCGCCACCAGCGCATTCGCTGCCGACCTGCCGGGTAAAGGCATTACCGTTCAGCCGGTACAGAGCACCATCACCGAAGAAACCTTCCAGATGCTGCTGGTCAGCCGGGCGCTGGAAAAGCTGGGTTACACGGTCAATAAACCCAGCGAAGTCGATTACAACGTCGGCTATACCTCTATCGCTTCTGGCGACGCCACCTTCACCGCGGTGAACTGGCAGCCGCTGCATGACGATATGTACGCCGCCGCGGGCGGAGACAACAAGTTTTACCGCGAAGGAACTTTTGTGAACGGCGCGGCGCAGGGATATTTGATCGATAAAAAAACCGCCGAACAGTACAACATCACCAATATCGCGCAGCTGAAAGATCCCAACATCGCCAAAATTTTTGACACCAACGGCGACGGCAAAGCCGACATGATGGGCTGCTCGCCGGGCTGGGGCTGTGAAGCGGTGATTAACCATCAGAATAAAGCCTTCGATCTGCAAAAAACCGTTGAGGTCAGCCACGGTAACTACGCGGCGATGATGGCCGACACCATCACCCGTTTTAAAGAAGGCAAGCCGATTCTGTACTACACCTGGACGCCATACTGGGTGAGCGACGTGATGAAGCCGGGTAAAGATGTGGTCTGGTTACAGGTGCCGTTCTCTTCCCTGCCGGGCGAGCAGAAGGATATTGATACCAGCCTGCCGAACGGCGCGAACTACGGCTTCCCGGTGAATACCATGCACATTGTGGCCAATAAAGCCTGGGCGGAGAAAAACCCGGCGGCAGCGAAACTGTTCGCCATCATGAAACTGCCGCTGGCCGATATCAACGCGCAGAATGCGATGATGCACGCAGGCAAAGCCTCTGAAGCCGACGTGCAGGGGCACGTTGACGGCTGGATCAAAGCCCACCAGCAGCA is drawn from Citrobacter rodentium NBRC 105723 = DSM 16636 and contains these coding sequences:
- the nrdF gene encoding class 1b ribonucleoside-diphosphate reductase subunit beta: MTLSRVSAINWNKIQDDKDLEVWNRLTSNFWLPEKVPLSNDIPAWQSLNAAEQQLTIRVFTGLTLLDTIQNIAGAPSLMADALTPHEEAVLSNISFMEAVHARSYSSIFSTLCQTRDVDAAYAWSEENAPLQRKAQIILAHYASDEPLKKKIASVFLESFLFYSGFWLPMYFSSRGKLTNTADLIRLIIRDEAVHGYYIGYKYQKGMEKLPDAAREDLKNFALDLLMELYDNEVRYTEELYADTGHAEDVQAFLCYNANKAMMNLGYEALFPAEMAEVNPAILAALSPNADENHDFFSGSGSSYVMGKAVETEDEDWNF
- the proV gene encoding glycine betaine/L-proline ABC transporter ATP-binding protein ProV, whose protein sequence is MAIKLEVKNLYKVFGEHPQRAFKYIEKGFSKEQILEKTGLSLGVKNASLAIEEGEIFVIMGLSGSGKSTMVRLLNRLIEPTRGQVLIDGVDIAKISDAELREVRRKKIAMVFQSFALMPHMTVLDNTAFGMELAGIAAEERREKALDALRQVGLENYAQAYPDELSGGMRQRVGLARALAINPDILLMDEAFSALDPLIRTEMQDELVKLQAKHQRTIVFISHDLDEAMRIGDRIAIMQNGEVVQVGTPDEILNSPANDYVRTFFRGVDISQVFSAKDIARRSPVGLIRKTPGFGPRSALKLLQDEDREYGYVIERGNKYVGVVSIDSLKTALSQAQGIDGALIDEPLAVDAQTPLSELLSHVGQAPCAVPVVDEEQQYVGIISKRMLLQALDREGANNG
- the proW gene encoding glycine betaine/L-proline ABC transporter permease ProW; translated protein: MADQSNPWDTAPAADSAARSADAWGTAAGTPTDGSADWLTSAPAPAPEHFNILDPFHKTLIPLDSWVTDGIDWVVAHFRPVFQGIRVPVDYILNGFQQLLLGMPAPVAIIVFALLAWQISGVGMGVATLVSLIAIGAIGAWSQAMITLALVLTALLFCVVIGLPMGIWLARSPRAAKIVRPLLDAMQTTPAFVYLVPIVMLFGIGNVPGVVVTIIFALPPIVRLTILGINQVPADLIEASRSFGASPRQMLFKVQLPLAMPTIMAGVNQTLMLALSMVVIASMIAVGGLGQMVLRGIGRLDMGLATVGGVGIVILAIILDRLTQAVGRDSRSKGNRRWYTTGPVGLLTRPFVK
- the proX gene encoding glycine betaine/L-proline ABC transporter substrate-binding protein ProX, with the protein product MRQKFLITTAFATLVATSAFAADLPGKGITVQPVQSTITEETFQMLLVSRALEKLGYTVNKPSEVDYNVGYTSIASGDATFTAVNWQPLHDDMYAAAGGDNKFYREGTFVNGAAQGYLIDKKTAEQYNITNIAQLKDPNIAKIFDTNGDGKADMMGCSPGWGCEAVINHQNKAFDLQKTVEVSHGNYAAMMADTITRFKEGKPILYYTWTPYWVSDVMKPGKDVVWLQVPFSSLPGEQKDIDTSLPNGANYGFPVNTMHIVANKAWAEKNPAAAKLFAIMKLPLADINAQNAMMHAGKASEADVQGHVDGWIKAHQQQFDGWVKEALAAQK